In Anaerobacillus isosaccharinicus, one genomic interval encodes:
- the dnaX gene encoding DNA polymerase III subunit gamma/tau, with protein sequence MSYQALYRVWRPKQLNDVVGQVHITKTIKNALIQEKLSHAYLFTGPRGTGKTSAAKIMAKAVNCHRSPVAEPCNECEACLGISDGSIVDVIEIDAASNNGVDEIRDIRDKVKFAPSSGIRYKVYIIDEVHMLSTGAFNALLKTLEEPPKHVIFILATTEPHKIPLTIISRCQRFDFKRITSVAMIGRMEFILSNYDTKVSDEALAMIARVSEGGMRDALSLLDQAISYCDEEVTLDDILTITGAVSQGLLMEVAQALLASDVVRALQAVDKLILAGKDPTRFIEDFIFFYRDMLLYKTAPELNESLERVAVDEEFISISKDTPTKWIYNTIETLNEILQDMKWSSHPKIFIEVAIVKICNTKAEAQYENNEAFASLLKKVQLLEQKLENVGSIPEQGQTTIAEVPKKNQGQFNFKAGKSGISSGQIKEMLKQASKQDLQRITSNWGQVMDAVKKNSVPAHAWLSDSKPVAASKTMILLAFQNEMHRDMVDTKFRSLVEQEIADVFREPYKILTLLTNQWETVKEDFVREQRGETTASYEGDPIVEEALKLVGSDLIEIID encoded by the coding sequence ATGAGTTATCAAGCATTATATCGAGTTTGGCGACCGAAGCAATTAAATGATGTTGTCGGACAAGTACATATTACAAAAACAATTAAAAATGCTCTCATTCAAGAAAAGCTCTCTCATGCCTATCTTTTCACGGGACCTCGTGGAACTGGGAAAACAAGTGCCGCAAAAATAATGGCTAAAGCAGTAAATTGTCACCGGTCACCAGTTGCTGAACCTTGTAACGAATGTGAAGCATGCCTTGGCATCTCAGATGGATCAATTGTTGATGTTATTGAAATTGATGCAGCTTCTAATAATGGAGTTGACGAAATCAGAGATATTCGTGACAAAGTTAAGTTTGCGCCAAGTAGCGGGATTAGATATAAAGTTTATATTATAGATGAAGTACATATGTTATCAACAGGCGCATTTAATGCACTATTAAAAACACTAGAAGAGCCACCAAAACACGTGATTTTTATTTTAGCAACAACAGAACCACATAAAATACCACTAACTATTATCTCAAGATGTCAACGTTTTGATTTTAAACGAATTACAAGTGTGGCAATGATAGGTAGAATGGAATTTATATTAAGTAACTATGACACAAAGGTTTCTGATGAAGCTTTAGCAATGATAGCAAGGGTGTCTGAAGGTGGTATGAGAGATGCGCTTAGTTTATTAGACCAAGCGATTTCTTATTGTGATGAGGAAGTTACTTTAGACGATATTCTAACGATTACTGGAGCGGTTTCTCAAGGCCTTTTAATGGAAGTGGCACAAGCCTTACTAGCTAGTGATGTTGTTAGAGCATTGCAAGCAGTAGATAAACTAATTTTAGCAGGAAAAGATCCAACCAGATTTATCGAAGACTTTATCTTTTTCTATCGAGACATGCTTTTATACAAAACCGCTCCAGAGCTAAATGAGTCGCTAGAAAGAGTGGCAGTAGATGAGGAGTTTATTTCCATTAGTAAAGATACACCTACTAAATGGATTTATAATACAATAGAAACTTTAAATGAAATTCTCCAAGATATGAAGTGGTCTAGTCATCCAAAAATTTTTATCGAGGTGGCTATTGTAAAAATCTGTAATACTAAAGCTGAAGCGCAATATGAAAATAATGAAGCGTTTGCTTCATTATTAAAGAAAGTTCAGCTTCTAGAACAAAAGTTGGAGAATGTTGGCTCTATCCCAGAACAGGGGCAAACCACTATTGCTGAAGTACCTAAGAAAAACCAAGGGCAATTTAACTTTAAAGCAGGTAAGAGCGGCATAAGTAGTGGCCAAATAAAAGAAATGCTAAAGCAAGCATCAAAACAAGATTTGCAACGTATTACTAGTAATTGGGGCCAGGTGATGGATGCTGTAAAGAAAAATAGCGTACCAGCCCATGCGTGGTTATCAGATAGTAAACCCGTTGCAGCTTCAAAAACAATGATTTTACTTGCGTTTCAAAATGAGATGCATCGGGATATGGTTGATACAAAATTTCGTTCGTTAGTAGAACAAGAAATCGCAGATGTATTCCGAGAGCCTTATAAAATTTTGACTTTACTCACTAATCAGTGGGAAACTGTTAAAGAGGATTTTGTACGCGAGCAACGGGGAGAAACTACTGCTTCTTATGAAGGAGACCCCATCGTAGAAGAAGCTTTGAAATTAGTAGGTTCAGATTTAATTGAAATAATTGATTAA
- the recR gene encoding recombination mediator RecR: MQYPEPISKLIEGFMRLPGIGPKTASRLAFFVLDMKEDDVLDFAKALVNAKRNLTYCTVCYNITDTDPCYICEDKKRDRTVICVVQDAKDVIAMEKMREYHGLYHVLQGAISPMDGVGPEDIKIPELLKRLQDDTIQEIILATNPNIEGEATAMYISRLIKPIGIKVTRIAHGLPVGGDLEYADEVTLSRAIEGRREL; encoded by the coding sequence TTGCAATATCCTGAACCGATATCCAAACTAATAGAAGGTTTTATGAGATTGCCAGGAATCGGGCCGAAAACGGCAAGCCGACTGGCTTTTTTCGTACTAGATATGAAAGAAGATGATGTTTTAGATTTTGCAAAGGCGTTAGTAAATGCAAAACGGAACCTCACTTATTGTACCGTTTGTTATAATATCACTGATACAGATCCATGCTATATATGTGAAGATAAAAAACGAGACAGAACAGTAATATGTGTTGTCCAAGATGCAAAAGATGTAATTGCAATGGAAAAGATGAGGGAATACCATGGTCTTTACCACGTTTTGCAAGGAGCGATTTCACCAATGGATGGTGTCGGTCCAGAAGATATAAAAATACCTGAACTTTTAAAACGGCTTCAAGATGATACGATTCAAGAAATTATTTTAGCTACTAACCCAAATATCGAAGGGGAAGCAACTGCTATGTATATTTCTCGGTTGATAAAGCCAATTGGGATTAAAGTAACCAGAATTGCGCATGGTCTCCCAGTAGGTGGCGATTTAGAATATGCAGATGAAGTGACCTTGTCAAGAGCTATCGAGGGCCGAAGAGAATTATAG
- a CDS encoding PSP1 domain-containing protein → MHQVVGVRFKKAGKIYYFSPEDIDVEKGELVIVETARGIEFGKVVIGKKVVGDQDVVFPLKKVVRIANEKDRTTVDENKTAAKEAFEVCLEKIQEHDLDMKLVDVEYTFDRNKVLFYFTADGRIDFRELVKDLAAIFRTRIELRQIGVRDEAKMLGGIGPCGRVLCCSSFLGDFEPVSIKMAKDQSLSLNPTKISGLCGRLMCCLKYENDNYETAKKQLPDIGKSIVTSQGKGRVIGLNILEQLVQVELVDERIMEYTLDELMNEGALPTHTTNIEV, encoded by the coding sequence GTGCATCAAGTAGTCGGTGTCAGGTTTAAAAAAGCGGGAAAAATATATTATTTCTCCCCTGAAGATATAGACGTAGAAAAAGGCGAGCTAGTCATCGTTGAAACGGCTCGAGGTATAGAGTTTGGTAAGGTTGTCATTGGCAAAAAGGTCGTTGGCGATCAAGATGTTGTATTCCCTCTTAAAAAGGTGGTTCGAATTGCAAACGAAAAAGATCGAACGACTGTAGATGAGAACAAAACAGCAGCAAAAGAAGCTTTTGAAGTTTGTTTAGAAAAAATTCAAGAGCATGACTTAGATATGAAACTTGTCGACGTCGAATACACGTTTGATCGAAATAAAGTTTTATTTTATTTCACTGCTGATGGTCGCATCGATTTTAGGGAGCTAGTAAAAGATTTAGCAGCCATTTTTAGGACAAGAATTGAGCTTAGACAAATCGGTGTTAGAGATGAAGCGAAAATGCTAGGAGGAATTGGTCCTTGCGGTAGAGTGTTATGTTGTTCTTCTTTCCTCGGTGATTTTGAGCCGGTATCTATTAAAATGGCAAAGGATCAAAGTTTATCGCTAAATCCAACAAAAATTTCAGGCTTATGTGGCAGGTTAATGTGCTGCTTAAAGTATGAAAATGATAACTATGAAACAGCTAAGAAACAACTTCCTGATATCGGTAAATCTATTGTCACATCACAAGGTAAAGGTCGAGTTATTGGTTTAAATATACTAGAGCAGCTTGTCCAAGTTGAACTAGTTGACGAGCGGATTATGGAATATACGCTTGACGAGCTAATGAATGAAGGAGCATTACCTACTCATACCACAAATATTGAGGTGTAA
- the tmk gene encoding dTMP kinase, producing the protein MNEKFITFEGGEGAGKTSVILELAVFLKEEGFDFITTREPGGIQIAESIRQIILDTNNTAMDGRTEALLYAAARRQHLVEKVIPELNASKIVLCDRFLDSSLVYQGIARAIGFDEVLSINNFAIENCMPKLTFYFDIEPEKGLARIAKNKDREINRLDKENLDFHYKVREGYLRLLAMFPERIIRIDAERPLEEVVLETKKKLTTYLNLIMEDSR; encoded by the coding sequence ATGAATGAAAAATTTATAACTTTTGAGGGTGGAGAAGGAGCTGGAAAAACATCTGTAATTTTGGAGTTGGCTGTTTTTCTGAAAGAAGAAGGGTTTGACTTTATTACGACTCGAGAACCAGGTGGGATTCAAATTGCAGAAAGTATCCGTCAAATTATATTAGATACAAATAATACAGCGATGGACGGAAGAACTGAAGCGCTTCTCTATGCAGCAGCAAGAAGGCAGCATCTAGTTGAAAAAGTTATTCCAGAACTCAATGCAAGTAAAATTGTTCTTTGTGATCGATTTTTAGATAGTAGCCTTGTATATCAAGGAATAGCTAGGGCTATTGGATTTGATGAGGTGTTATCGATCAATAATTTCGCCATTGAAAATTGTATGCCAAAGCTGACGTTTTATTTTGATATTGAGCCAGAAAAAGGATTAGCGAGGATTGCAAAAAATAAAGATCGTGAAATTAATCGTCTAGATAAAGAAAATCTTGATTTTCATTATAAGGTTCGAGAAGGATACTTAAGATTATTAGCGATGTTCCCAGAAAGAATTATTAGAATAGATGCAGAACGGCCGTTAGAAGAGGTAGTACTAGAAACGAAGAAAAAACTAACTACCTATTTAAATTTAATTATGGAGGACAGTCGATAA
- a CDS encoding YbaB/EbfC family nucleoid-associated protein → MKNMGNMMKQMQKLQKQMAQAQEELKSKTVEATAGGGMVKVIATGEKKIVEVIINQEVVDPEDVEMLQDLILAATNEALKNADELINQDMGKFTKGMNLPGMF, encoded by the coding sequence ATGAAAAACATGGGTAATATGATGAAGCAAATGCAAAAATTACAAAAGCAAATGGCACAGGCTCAAGAAGAGTTGAAGTCAAAAACTGTTGAAGCGACAGCAGGCGGTGGTATGGTGAAAGTTATTGCTACTGGGGAGAAGAAGATTGTAGAAGTAATTATTAATCAAGAAGTTGTAGATCCTGAAGATGTAGAAATGCTTCAAGATTTAATTTTGGCTGCTACAAATGAAGCTTTAAAAAATGCGGATGAACTAATCAATCAAGACATGGGCAAGTTTACGAAAGGTATGAATTTGCCGGGGATGTTCTAA
- a CDS encoding pro-sigmaK processing inhibitor BofA family protein yields the protein MDPIIIVTLLGGVIFLLLVLGAPIKPLRLVGQGMIRLIIGALFLFFLNAFGSFFDYHIPINLATASVSGFLGIPGLLVLIAVDIFVL from the coding sequence ATGGATCCAATTATTATTGTTACACTACTAGGTGGCGTTATCTTTTTATTGTTGGTTTTAGGGGCGCCGATTAAACCATTGCGTCTTGTTGGACAAGGAATGATTAGGCTAATTATAGGAGCTTTATTTTTATTTTTTCTTAATGCGTTTGGATCTTTCTTTGATTATCATATACCAATTAACTTAGCAACAGCTTCAGTTTCAGGTTTTTTAGGCATTCCTGGTTTACTTGTTTTAATTGCAGTAGATATTTTTGTTTTGTAG
- a CDS encoding IS1182 family transposase: MLKPRKEKQIEFEMVTIDQLVPEDHELRIIDKYIDFSFIYDKVKGYYCADNGRPPIDPVMLFKMMFIGYLYGIRSERRLEKEIQTNMAYRWFLGLGITERVPHHSTISFNRHKRFDGTSAFQDIFDEVVELAMKHRMVGGRVLFTDSTHLKANANKKKFVKKTVQSPTRTYIKELDAAIEESRREHGKKPLKAREEVSEEKEIKESTTDPESGYMYREGKPEGFFYLDHRTTDMKFNIITDVHVTPGNVHDSQPYIERLERQIERFGFKVEAAATDSGYYTAWICKKLEEMKIMGVIGYRRFHPTRGLFPKWKFKFDKETDTYACPNNQNLYYKTTSREGYQEYHSDPKQCKDCPLLSECTRSRNQKKVVTRHVWEESKELIRKNRLSDTGKMLYKKRKETVERSFADSKELHGLRYCRLRGREHVQEQALMTAAAQNIKKIANHLAKMA, encoded by the coding sequence ATGCTAAAGCCTAGAAAAGAAAAACAAATTGAGTTTGAAATGGTAACCATTGATCAGCTAGTCCCTGAAGATCATGAACTAAGAATTATTGATAAATACATAGATTTCTCTTTTATCTACGATAAAGTAAAGGGTTACTATTGTGCAGATAATGGACGACCACCAATTGATCCTGTCATGCTATTTAAGATGATGTTTATTGGTTATTTATACGGAATTCGGTCGGAACGCAGATTAGAAAAAGAAATTCAAACCAATATGGCTTACCGATGGTTCCTTGGCCTTGGAATAACAGAACGTGTTCCTCATCATTCTACGATTAGTTTTAATCGACATAAACGGTTTGATGGGACCAGTGCTTTTCAGGATATCTTTGATGAAGTAGTAGAATTGGCGATGAAACATCGAATGGTTGGTGGCCGGGTTTTATTTACTGATTCCACACATTTAAAAGCGAACGCAAATAAAAAAAAGTTTGTGAAAAAAACTGTTCAATCCCCTACTAGAACTTATATAAAAGAGCTAGATGCAGCTATTGAAGAAAGCCGTCGTGAGCATGGAAAAAAGCCTTTAAAAGCTAGGGAGGAAGTGAGTGAAGAAAAAGAAATAAAAGAAAGTACAACAGACCCTGAGAGCGGGTATATGTACCGAGAGGGGAAACCTGAGGGATTTTTTTACCTTGATCACCGTACAACCGATATGAAATTTAACATCATCACGGATGTTCATGTAACTCCAGGAAATGTCCACGATTCACAACCTTATATTGAAAGATTAGAACGTCAAATTGAGCGATTTGGTTTTAAAGTTGAAGCAGCTGCCACTGATTCTGGTTACTATACAGCATGGATTTGTAAGAAACTCGAAGAGATGAAAATTATGGGTGTCATTGGTTATCGTCGTTTTCATCCAACACGAGGGCTATTTCCTAAGTGGAAATTCAAATTTGATAAAGAAACTGATACTTACGCATGTCCAAATAACCAAAATTTATATTACAAGACTACCTCAAGAGAAGGGTATCAAGAATACCATTCCGATCCAAAGCAATGTAAGGACTGTCCGCTACTCTCGGAATGTACAAGGAGCCGAAATCAGAAAAAGGTAGTGACTAGACATGTTTGGGAAGAAAGTAAAGAACTGATTAGAAAAAACCGTCTTTCTGATACAGGAAAGATGCTTTATAAAAAAAGAAAAGAAACAGTTGAGCGAAGCTTTGCGGATTCAAAAGAACTCCACGGGCTTCGCTACTGCCGGTTACGAGGCAGAGAACATGTTCAAGAGCAAGCGCTAATGACAGCAGCTGCTCAGAACATCAAAAAGATCGCAAACCACCTAGCCAAGATGGCATAG
- the holB gene encoding DNA polymerase III subunit delta', whose protein sequence is MTWNKLSETQEKVVKIITNSIRKQRLSHAYLFDGPKGTGKRNVALQLAKTFFCANKEEQDACESCSDCKRITSGNHPDVHVIKPEGQSIKIEQIRNLKKEFSYRGMESVRKFYIIEDAEKMTVSAANGLLKFLEEPDGQSIAVLTTAEVHRILNTIISRAQIISFVPLTPLKLMENLEKDGVTKPIAKLLGQLTNDLEEAYQLYHDEWIAQARGIVIQLGEEVSTRPHQVLLTLQESWFTHFKEKNQLNLGLDILLLWYRDVLRTLLANEDQLIFVDQVDKLERHALKSSQRKVSQHMAAILEAKRRLSANVNPQLLMEQLMMRLQEG, encoded by the coding sequence ATGACTTGGAATAAGCTATCAGAAACTCAAGAAAAGGTAGTTAAAATTATAACAAATAGTATCCGTAAGCAGCGTTTATCTCATGCTTATTTATTTGATGGGCCAAAGGGAACAGGGAAACGAAATGTTGCATTGCAGCTGGCAAAAACGTTTTTTTGTGCCAACAAAGAAGAGCAAGATGCCTGTGAGTCTTGTTCTGATTGTAAACGGATAACATCAGGTAATCACCCTGATGTTCATGTAATAAAACCTGAGGGACAATCAATTAAAATTGAACAAATTCGCAATCTGAAAAAAGAATTTTCGTACCGAGGAATGGAATCCGTCCGAAAGTTTTATATTATTGAAGATGCAGAAAAAATGACGGTTAGTGCTGCTAACGGTCTACTGAAATTTCTAGAAGAACCAGATGGTCAATCAATTGCTGTATTGACAACAGCTGAAGTTCATCGTATTTTAAATACGATTATATCTAGAGCACAAATAATTTCATTTGTTCCTTTAACACCATTAAAGTTAATGGAAAACCTAGAAAAAGATGGTGTAACAAAGCCGATAGCTAAATTATTGGGACAATTAACGAATGACTTGGAGGAAGCTTACCAGCTTTACCATGATGAATGGATTGCACAAGCCCGAGGCATAGTGATACAATTAGGAGAAGAAGTGTCTACAAGGCCACATCAGGTTTTGCTCACTTTGCAAGAAAGTTGGTTTACACATTTTAAAGAAAAGAACCAACTAAATTTAGGTTTAGATATATTGTTACTTTGGTACCGAGATGTCCTCAGGACCTTATTAGCAAATGAAGATCAACTAATTTTTGTTGATCAGGTCGATAAATTAGAACGACATGCATTAAAGAGTTCGCAGCGAAAGGTAAGCCAGCATATGGCTGCTATTTTAGAAGCAAAGCGACGTCTAAGTGCAAATGTAAATCCTCAACTTTTGATGGAACAATTAATGATGAGGTTACAGGAGGGATAG
- a CDS encoding YaaL family protein, with amino-acid sequence MLFKKKGKIRRDENIRLVEQIEIQKQLLMHQKELVEKSVDPSEEVILKLKVTEAKYLFMLKEARARRTNMEKS; translated from the coding sequence ATGCTTTTTAAGAAAAAAGGCAAAATTAGAAGAGATGAAAACATCAGGCTAGTTGAACAAATAGAGATTCAAAAGCAACTGCTAATGCACCAAAAGGAATTAGTAGAAAAAAGTGTTGACCCTTCTGAAGAAGTTATCCTAAAACTAAAAGTAACCGAAGCTAAATATTTATTTATGTTAAAAGAAGCAAGGGCAAGAAGAACGAACATGGAAAAATCTTAA
- the yabA gene encoding DNA replication initiation control protein YabA: MDKKGVFSRVSLMEEKIGGLYRELGELKEHLALLLEENQHLKIENDHLRSRIEKASEQEQEEVKEIKVDNEKVDIGEGYDNLARLYQEGFHICNLHYGSIRKEGDCLFCLSFLNKK; encoded by the coding sequence GTGGATAAAAAAGGGGTCTTTTCACGAGTAAGTCTTATGGAAGAAAAAATAGGTGGCCTTTATCGTGAACTAGGAGAGTTAAAAGAACATTTAGCCCTTCTATTAGAAGAGAATCAACATCTCAAGATTGAAAATGACCATCTACGTTCTCGGATCGAAAAAGCATCTGAACAAGAGCAAGAAGAAGTAAAGGAAATAAAAGTTGATAATGAAAAAGTTGATATAGGCGAAGGGTATGATAACTTGGCCAGATTATATCAAGAAGGATTTCACATTTGTAATCTTCATTACGGTAGTATTCGTAAAGAAGGAGACTGTCTGTTTTGCTTGTCGTTCTTAAATAAAAAGTAA
- a CDS encoding tRNA1(Val) (adenine(37)-N6)-methyltransferase has protein sequence MNKIEHDERIDYLPNEKLKIIQSSDVFSFSMDAFFLAKFCYVPIQKGKIVDLCTGNGVIPLLLSERSKAEITGVEIQDRLYDMAVRSAQLNERQEQLQFIKDDIKKVVVNLGKGKFDVVTCNPPYFKTVTEKEWNENKHFAIARHEIYCNLDDVVRISSELVKQKGKVALVHRPERLIDIILMMKKYSIEPKRIQFIHPKKQKEANILLIEGIKAGNPGVKILEPLIVYNEDNTYTEEFKEVYYS, from the coding sequence ATGAATAAAATTGAGCATGATGAACGGATTGATTATTTACCTAATGAAAAGTTAAAAATTATTCAAAGTTCTGATGTTTTCTCTTTTTCAATGGATGCATTTTTTTTGGCAAAGTTTTGTTATGTTCCAATTCAAAAAGGGAAGATTGTTGATCTTTGTACTGGTAATGGTGTAATCCCACTTTTATTGAGTGAACGAAGCAAAGCCGAGATTACTGGTGTAGAGATCCAAGATCGTCTTTATGATATGGCGGTGCGAAGCGCACAACTTAATGAGCGTCAAGAACAGTTACAATTTATAAAAGATGATATCAAAAAGGTTGTTGTAAACTTAGGCAAAGGAAAATTTGATGTGGTCACTTGTAACCCGCCATATTTTAAAACAGTGACAGAAAAAGAGTGGAATGAAAATAAACATTTCGCCATTGCTAGACATGAAATTTATTGTAATCTAGATGATGTTGTCCGTATTAGCAGTGAGCTAGTAAAACAAAAAGGAAAAGTAGCTCTTGTACACCGTCCAGAACGCTTAATTGATATTATATTGATGATGAAAAAATACTCAATTGAACCGAAGCGAATTCAATTTATTCACCCGAAAAAACAAAAAGAAGCAAATATTTTACTCATTGAAGGAATTAAAGCTGGAAACCCTGGTGTCAAAATTCTTGAGCCATTAATTGTTTATAATGAAGATAATACGTATACGGAGGAATTTAAGGAGGTTTATTATTCATAA
- a CDS encoding cyclic-di-AMP receptor translates to MKLVVAVVQDKDSNNLANALVKGNFKATKLASTGGFLKAGNTTFIIGTEDQNVDAVLRIIKDNCKNRDQLVAPISPMGGNADSYIPYPVNVKVGGATVFVLPVDQFDKF, encoded by the coding sequence ATGAAACTTGTTGTAGCCGTTGTTCAAGATAAAGATAGTAATAACTTAGCAAACGCCCTTGTTAAAGGTAATTTTAAAGCTACCAAACTTGCAAGTACGGGTGGCTTCTTAAAGGCTGGAAATACTACGTTTATAATTGGTACAGAAGATCAGAATGTTGATGCTGTATTAAGAATTATTAAAGATAATTGCAAAAATAGAGATCAATTAGTAGCTCCAATATCGCCAATGGGAGGAAATGCAGATTCTTACATTCCCTATCCTGTAAACGTTAAAGTTGGTGGTGCTACTGTTTTCGTATTACCTGTAGATCAATTTGATAAATTTTAG
- a CDS encoding sigma factor G inhibitor Gin has translation MNEGQKKEKCSVCEQKQENGIHICDIYICESCEREIVNSDVTDEFYRYYLQKLRKLKHMLLNIS, from the coding sequence ATGAATGAAGGTCAAAAGAAAGAAAAATGTTCAGTATGTGAGCAGAAACAAGAAAACGGAATTCATATTTGTGATATCTATATCTGTGAATCTTGTGAACGGGAAATTGTTAATTCTGATGTAACCGATGAATTTTACAGGTATTATTTACAGAAACTCAGAAAATTAAAGCACATGTTATTAAATATCTCTTAG
- a CDS encoding aminotransferase class I/II-fold pyridoxal phosphate-dependent enzyme, with protein sequence MNQYKLPLYEALIDYHKKNPFSFHVPGHKNGSVFPEQGLKFYRSILSLDVTELNGLDDLHQPSGVIKEAEDLAANLYGSKKCFFLVGGSTVGNLAMIMATCEEGDTVLVQRNSHKSILNGLRLAKVKPVFIDPNFDDSAQIATCVDEADVIKAMEKFPYAKALIITRPNYYGYTNKIDTIVEVAHHLEIAVLIDEAHGAHFGHRSDLLPKSAITYGADIVVQSAHKTLPAMTMCSFLHYNSNLVDEMKLKYYLQLLQSSSPSYPLMASLDLARYYLATLSKSEFVATLEKISELKNYINKIPQLKIVESGKYEIDPLKLTVQSCCDLSGYEVQRLFEETGIYTELADQHNVLFIMPMKITTDLLSIGKNIKKLLEGKETRQQILRVNHKQRKKVSALELTYTEMERLEKEVVPIEKAVGRIISEEIIPYPPGIPLLVSGEKIQCDHIEQLYALKKSGAYFQGTDVFQQGMKVFKNR encoded by the coding sequence ATGAATCAATATAAGTTACCGTTATATGAAGCACTTATCGATTATCATAAGAAAAATCCTTTTTCATTTCATGTTCCCGGCCATAAAAACGGTTCAGTTTTCCCCGAACAGGGCCTTAAGTTTTATCGCTCCATCTTATCGTTAGATGTTACAGAGCTAAATGGTTTAGATGATTTACACCAACCTTCAGGGGTTATTAAAGAGGCAGAAGATTTAGCTGCAAATTTGTATGGTTCGAAAAAATGTTTTTTTCTTGTAGGTGGCTCTACGGTTGGAAATTTAGCGATGATTATGGCTACTTGCGAGGAGGGGGATACTGTCCTTGTTCAAAGAAACAGTCATAAATCAATTTTAAATGGTCTTAGATTGGCAAAAGTTAAACCTGTTTTTATAGATCCTAATTTTGACGATAGTGCTCAAATTGCAACATGTGTGGACGAAGCAGATGTCATCAAAGCAATGGAAAAATTCCCTTATGCTAAAGCGTTAATAATAACAAGACCTAATTATTATGGGTATACGAATAAAATAGATACAATTGTAGAGGTTGCACACCATCTTGAAATAGCAGTATTAATAGATGAGGCCCATGGTGCTCATTTTGGACATCGATCTGATTTACTCCCTAAATCAGCAATTACTTATGGTGCCGATATTGTTGTTCAATCAGCTCATAAAACGCTACCAGCGATGACGATGTGTTCTTTTTTACACTATAATAGCAATTTAGTCGACGAAATGAAGCTAAAGTATTACTTACAATTACTTCAATCAAGTAGCCCATCCTATCCGTTGATGGCCTCGCTTGATTTAGCAAGGTATTATTTAGCTACTCTTTCAAAAAGTGAGTTTGTAGCGACACTTGAAAAGATTAGTGAGTTAAAAAACTATATTAACAAAATACCGCAACTGAAAATAGTTGAAAGTGGTAAATACGAAATTGATCCATTGAAGCTGACAGTTCAGTCATGCTGCGATTTAAGTGGCTATGAAGTGCAGAGGTTATTCGAAGAAACAGGAATTTATACAGAGCTTGCAGATCAGCATAACGTGTTGTTTATAATGCCAATGAAAATAACGACTGATCTCCTTTCGATCGGAAAGAATATTAAAAAACTACTAGAAGGTAAAGAAACAAGGCAACAGATTCTCAGAGTAAACCACAAACAACGTAAAAAAGTGTCAGCTTTGGAGCTCACATATACGGAAATGGAACGTCTGGAAAAAGAAGTAGTACCTATAGAAAAAGCTGTAGGAAGAATTATTTCCGAAGAAATCATACCTTATCCACCAGGTATACCATTATTGGTTAGTGGTGAAAAAATTCAGTGTGACCATATTGAACAATTATATGCTTTGAAAAAATCTGGGGCTTACTTTCAAGGAACGGATGTTTTCCAACAAGGTATGAAAGTATTTAAAAATAGATAA